TACTTCTTTAAAGGAGAAGATATGCAGACTTTTTTATGCCTGTTTTTCGTTCTATTTCTTCTTGTTTGCCAATTAGATATATTCAAAAAAAGCAAGAAATAGTTTGCCAATTCAAAGAAAAGCCGTACTTTTGCAAGCCGATTATTATCACAAAATGATAAGAGATTAATTCATAGCAAGTTAGTCGTCCTTTGTCCGGGGAAGACTAATAAGTGGTGAAGAATATTTTTAGTAGTAACATTTAAAAAACAAAATTAGAGTGGATACTTTAAGTTACAAGACCATTTCTGCCAACAAAGCAACTGTAACCAAAGAATGGGTTATTGTTGACGCTACAGACCAAACACTGGGTCGTCTGGGAGCAAAAGTTGCAAAATTGTTGAGAGGAAAGTACAAACCAAACTTTACTCCTCACGTAGACTGCGGTGATAACGTTATCATCATCAATGCAGACAAAGTAAAACTGACTGGTAACAAGTGGAATGACAGAGTTTATTTGTCATATACAGGCTACCCTGGTGGTCAGAGAGAAATGACTCCTGCCCGTTTGATTGCAAAACCGAACGGTGAAGAGAGATTACTGAAAAAAGTAGTGAAGGGCATGCTTCCTAAGAACATTTTGGGAGCTAAATTGCTGAACAACTTGTATGTTTACGCTGGTAGCGAACACAAACAAGCAGCTCAGAACCCGAAAATGATTGATATTAATTCATATAAATAAGATATAATGGAAGTAGTAAATGCATTAGGCAGACGTAAACGTGCAATTGCACGTATTTTCGTAAGCGAAGGTACAGGAAAGATTACTATTAACAAGAGAGACCTTGCAGAGTACTTTCCATCAACTATTCTTCAGTATGTTGTAAAACAACCATTGAACAAGATTGGTGCTGCTGAGAAGTATGACATCAAAGTAAACTTGTGTGGTGGTGGTTTCACAGGTCAGTCTCAGGCTTTGCGTTTAGCAATTGCCCGTGCATTGGTTAAAATCAACGCTGAAGATAAAGCTGCTCTTCGTGCAGAAGGCTTTATGACTCGTGACCCGCGTTCTGTTGAGCGTAAGAAACCGGGACAGCCGAAAGCTCGTAGAAGATTCCAGTTCAGCAAGCGTTAATGGGCTGCCTGACCGAGGAATATGTTTAGTATCTAAACTACTGGGACTCTACTCATAGACTACCCGGCGGTTGGTTTAGAAAAAACAAAAAAGAAAGTAAACGATTTAAAGAAAAACAAGATGTCAAGAACAAATTTTGATACATTATTGGAAGCCGGATGCCACTTCGGACACCTTAAAAGAAAGTGGAACCCTGCAATGGCTCCTTATATTTTCATGGAACGCAATGGTATTCACATCATTGACCTCCACAAAACAGTTGCAAAAGTAGATGAAGCTGCTGAAGCTTTGAAACAGATTGCTAAATCAGGCAAGAAAGTTCTTTTTGTTGCTACTAAAAAACAAGCTAAACAAGTTGTAGCTGAGAAAGCTCAATCTGTTAATATGCCTTATGTAATCGAACGCTGGCCGGGTGGTATGTTGACTAACTTCCCGACTATCCGTAAGGCTGTGAAGAAAATGGCTACTATCGACAAATTGACTAACGATGGTACTTATTCTAACCTTTCTAAGAGAGAAATTCTTCAGATCTCTCGTCAACGTGCAAAATTGGACAAGACTTTGGGTTCTATCGCTGACTTGACTCGTCTGCCGTCTGCATTGTTCGTTATCGACGTAATGAAAGAAAATATCGCAGTTCGCGAAGCTAACCGTTTGGGTATTCCTGTATTTGGTATCGTTGATACTAATTCTGACCCTTCAAACGTAGATTTCGTAATTCCTGCTAATGATGATGCTACTAAATCAGTAGAAGTTATTCTGGATGCTTGTTGTGCTGCTATGATTGAAGGCTTGGAAGAAAGAAAAGCTGAAAAGATCGATATGGAAGCTGCCGGTGAAGCTCCTGCTAACAAAGGCAAGAAGAAATCAGCTAAAGCAAGACTCGACAAATCTGACGAAGAAGCTATCAACGCAGCTAAAGCTGCTGCTTTCTTGAAGGAAGACGAAGAGGCTTAATATAATAATGTGCCAATTTGCTAATGTGCAAGGGTATGCTTATACACTTGCATCTTGATTGGCAGATTGGCACATTTTTTTGTTTTGAAATTTATTATTCATTTAAATAAAAGAAATTATTATGGCTGTAACTATGGCTGATATTACCAAGCTGCGTAAAATGACCGGAGCTGGTATGATGGATTGTAAAAACGCATTGACTGAAGCTGAAGGCGATTTCGACAAGGCAATGGAAATTATCCGTAAGAAAGGGCAAGCTGTTGCTGCTAAGCGTTCAGAACGTGAAGCTGCTGAAGGTTGCGTTTTGGCTAAGACTACCGGTGACCGTGCTGTTATCATTGCTTTGAAGTGTGAAACTGACTTTGTGGCTCAGAATGCAGATTACGTGAAGCTGACTCAGGATATTCTTGATCTTGCTGTGGCTAACAAATGCAAGACTTTGGAGGAAGTAAAAGCATTGCCGATGGGTAACGGTACTGTACAGGATGCAGTAGTTGATCGTAGCGGTATCACTGGTGAAAAAATGGAACTTGATGGTTACATGACTGTAGAAGGTGTATGCACTGCTGTTTACAACCACATGAACAGAAATGGTCTTTGCACTATTGTTGCTTTCAACAAGGAAGTTAACGATCAGTTGGCTAAACAAGTAGCTATGCAGATTGCTGCTATGAACCCGATTGCCATTGATGAAGATGGCGTTTCTGAAGAAGTAAAACAGAAAGAAATCGAAGTTGCCATTGAGAAGACAAAAGCAGAACAGGTACAGAAGGCTGTAGAAGCAGCTCTGAAGAAAGCTAACATCAACCCGGCTCATGTGGACAGCGAAGAACACATGGAAAGCAACATGGCTAAAGGATGGATTACTGCTGAAGATGTAGCGAAGGCAAAAGAAATCATTGCTACCGTTTCTGCTGAAAAGGCTGCACATCTGCCTGAACAAATGATTCAGAACATTGCTAAAGGCCGTCTGGGTAAGTTCTTGAAAGAAGTTTGCCTGTTGAATCAGGAAGATATCATGGACGCTAAGAAGACAGTAAGAGAAGTGTTGGCTGCAGCTGATCCTGAACTGAAAATCGTTGACTTCAAGCGTTTCACTTTGAAAGCTGAATAATCAGTCAGGAAACTGAGAATATAGGAGGCTGTCTTCAAATCTTTTTTTTGAGGACAGTCTCATTTTTTTGTTATTTCAATGCTTTGTCTATTTCCTTCATCAACTTGTCCATTTCCTCTTTTTGGTAACCGACAGTAGCGGATATCACTTTCCCTTCTTTGTTAATCAGGTAACTTCTGGGAATGTACTGACTGGCAAATTTATTCGTGACTTCCCGTTTGGGATCCGGGTAGAGAGGAAACGTAAATTCCTTGCGCTTGTTGTATGCCGTTAATTCCTCATCGGTATGCTCACGTCCGATCACTATCATGCGGAAATCCTTGTTGTCTTTATATTTGGGCCAAAGGGTTTTCTGAACTTCTGCCAGTTCACTCTGGCAAGGACCGCACCAAGTGGCAAAGATATTAATGAGTACTACTTTCCCTTTCAAGTCTGCGGAATTTACTGTTCCGTTGACGGTCGAAGTAAGGGTGAAAGCAGGCATCTTGTCGCCTGTTTTGACTATATCCCCTTTGTCGTTCTGTGCAAACGACAGCAGTGAGAATAACGCTGCTGCACAAAATAAAGTAACTTTCTTCATTTCTTATATCTTTTAAATAAGTTAGCCTCCTATACCTTTTGTTTTCGTGTATCCTTCCCTGACAAGCAGTTCCATGACCTTAGTCTTGAAATCCCCTTGTATGATGATTTCTCCGTCTTTAGCTGAACCACCTACTCCGCATTTACTTTTCAGCAGCTTGCCCAGTTCCTTCAAGTCGTTCTCCGTACCGACAAATCCGGTAATTAATGTTACCACTTTACCACCCCGGTTTTTCTTGTCAATGGAAACTCGGAGGTTTTGTTTGTCTTTATCGAGAGTGACCTGTTCTTCGTCATTATCCATTTCGTAGCCAAAATCAGGGTTCGTGGAATACACCACATTCAGCCTGTCTTTCCAATCGTTCTTTTTCATGCTTCTTCTTTTTATTTCTTCCCAAAAGTATCAAACTTATGGAAAAGAGCAAAATTTGCATTGGTTTTCATTGTTTTGTTTAATCTCTATTAAGGTTTTGCGATATTGGGTTGTCAGTCTCAAAAAATAATGTACTTTTGCAAAATACCAAATTATGTAAGAAGTATGAGCACTTATATACCAAAAGAGGCGGATAAAGTGCCGGAGCCTACCTTGCGCAGACTTCCCTGGTATCTGTCTAATATAAAACTGATGAAAGAAAAAGGAGAACAATACGTTTCTTCTACACAAATCTCTAAGGAAATAAATATTGACGCATCCCAAATCGCCAAAGATTTGTCGTACGTCAATATATCGGGGCGTACGAGAGTGGGGTATAACATTGACGCACTGATTGAGGTATTAGAGAGCTTTCTAGGATTTACCAATATGCATAAAGCCTTCTTGTTTGGTGTAGGTAGTCTGGGGGCCGCTTTGCTCCGGGACTCGGGTTTGCATCATTTCGGACTGGAGATTGTGGCAGCTTTTGATGTCAACCCCGAATTGGTGGGAAAAGACCTGAATGGCATTCCTATTTTTCATTCTGATGATTTCGAAACAAAGATGAAAGAATATGACGTGAATATCGGTGTGCTGACAGTACCTATTAATATAGCTCAGGAAATTACAAATAAAATGGTAGACGGAGGTATAAAGGCGGTATGGAATTTTACTCCGTTCCGTATTCGCGTACCGGAGAATATTGTGGTGCAGAATACTTCCCTTTATGCCCACTTGGCTGTAATGTTTAACCGATTGAACTTTAACGAGAAATAAATGAAGATTATTGCAGTAGGAATGAACTACGCCCGGCACAACAAAGAACTGGGACATACACAGATAAATACGGAACCGGTGATTTTTATGAAGCCCGATTCCGCTATCCTGAAAGATAGTAAACCCTTTTTCATTCCCGATTTTTCTAACGAGATACATTATGAGACGGAACTGGTGGTCCGTATCAACCGGCTGGGGAAGAATATCGCTCCCCGTTTTGCTAACCGCTATTATGACGCAGTGACCGTAGGCATTGACTTTACTGCCCGTGACCTTCAACGGAAGTTCCGCGAGCAGGGCAACCCCTGGGAACTCTGCAAAGGCTTTGACTCATCGGCTGCTATTGGTACTTTTGTTCCGGTAGATCGCTATAAGGATATCCAGAACCTGAATTTTAATCTCCTGATTGACGGTAAGGAAGTGCAGAGTGGCTGTACGGCAGATATGCTTTTCAAGATAGACGATATCATTGCTTATGTCAGCCGTTTTGTGACGCTTAAAATCGGAGATCTCCTGTTTACGGGTACGCCTGCCGGTGTAGGTCCGGTCAGTATCGGACAGCATTTGCAGGGATATCTGGAAGGTGAGAAACTGCTGGATTTCTATATCCGCTGATTCATCCGTTCATCAAAAAAACATTTAGTATACAATTTATGAAAATAAGAGTAGGTTTTGGCTTCGATGTACATCAACTGGTCGAGGGGCGTGAGTTATGGTTGGGCGGTGTCCTTTTGGAGCATACGAAAGGGCTGTTGGGACATTCGGACGCCGACGTGCTGCTGCACGCTGTTTGCGACGCTTTATTGGGAGCGGCCAATATGCGTGATATCGGTTATCATTTCCCGGATACAGCCGGAGAGTTTAAAAATATTGATAGCAAGATTCTGTTGAAAAAGACTGTGGAACTGATTGCCGGCAAAGGATATAAGGTCGGCAATATTGACGCGACGATTTGTGCGGAACGTCCGAAGCTGAAGGCACATATCCCTTTGATGCAGGAGACGATGGCAACCGTAATGGGGATTGACGCAGATGATATCTCGATCAAAGCTACTACTACCGAGAAGCTTGGATTTACCGGTCGTGAAGAAGGTATCTCCGCTTATGCCACGGTACTGATAGAGAAGACTAATTAACCCCCTAAAATAAATAAAACATGATTAGAACTTTAAATTTCTGCTTAACACTGTTAGCTTTATTCTTAACTACTTTCTGTATGGCTCAAAAGAGCGAGTTGAAGTTTAATAAAGACGGTAAGTTTAAAATAGTACAATTTACCGATGTACATTTTAAATATGGCAATCCGGCCTCGGATGTAGCGTTGGAACGTATAAACCAGGTGCTTGATGCCGAACAACCGGATGTGGTAATTTTCACCGGTGATGTGATTTATTCCGCTCCGGCAGATTCCGGTATGTTGAAGGTTCTGGAGCAGGTGTCC
The nucleotide sequence above comes from Bacteroides caccae. Encoded proteins:
- the rplM gene encoding 50S ribosomal protein L13; this encodes MDTLSYKTISANKATVTKEWVIVDATDQTLGRLGAKVAKLLRGKYKPNFTPHVDCGDNVIIINADKVKLTGNKWNDRVYLSYTGYPGGQREMTPARLIAKPNGEERLLKKVVKGMLPKNILGAKLLNNLYVYAGSEHKQAAQNPKMIDINSYK
- the rpsI gene encoding 30S ribosomal protein S9, yielding MEVVNALGRRKRAIARIFVSEGTGKITINKRDLAEYFPSTILQYVVKQPLNKIGAAEKYDIKVNLCGGGFTGQSQALRLAIARALVKINAEDKAALRAEGFMTRDPRSVERKKPGQPKARRRFQFSKR
- the rpsB gene encoding 30S ribosomal protein S2 yields the protein MSRTNFDTLLEAGCHFGHLKRKWNPAMAPYIFMERNGIHIIDLHKTVAKVDEAAEALKQIAKSGKKVLFVATKKQAKQVVAEKAQSVNMPYVIERWPGGMLTNFPTIRKAVKKMATIDKLTNDGTYSNLSKREILQISRQRAKLDKTLGSIADLTRLPSALFVIDVMKENIAVREANRLGIPVFGIVDTNSDPSNVDFVIPANDDATKSVEVILDACCAAMIEGLEERKAEKIDMEAAGEAPANKGKKKSAKARLDKSDEEAINAAKAAAFLKEDEEA
- the tsf gene encoding translation elongation factor Ts, which produces MAVTMADITKLRKMTGAGMMDCKNALTEAEGDFDKAMEIIRKKGQAVAAKRSEREAAEGCVLAKTTGDRAVIIALKCETDFVAQNADYVKLTQDILDLAVANKCKTLEEVKALPMGNGTVQDAVVDRSGITGEKMELDGYMTVEGVCTAVYNHMNRNGLCTIVAFNKEVNDQLAKQVAMQIAAMNPIAIDEDGVSEEVKQKEIEVAIEKTKAEQVQKAVEAALKKANINPAHVDSEEHMESNMAKGWITAEDVAKAKEIIATVSAEKAAHLPEQMIQNIAKGRLGKFLKEVCLLNQEDIMDAKKTVREVLAAADPELKIVDFKRFTLKAE
- a CDS encoding TlpA family protein disulfide reductase yields the protein MKKVTLFCAAALFSLLSFAQNDKGDIVKTGDKMPAFTLTSTVNGTVNSADLKGKVVLINIFATWCGPCQSELAEVQKTLWPKYKDNKDFRMIVIGREHTDEELTAYNKRKEFTFPLYPDPKREVTNKFASQYIPRSYLINKEGKVISATVGYQKEEMDKLMKEIDKALK
- a CDS encoding translation initiation factor gives rise to the protein MKKNDWKDRLNVVYSTNPDFGYEMDNDEEQVTLDKDKQNLRVSIDKKNRGGKVVTLITGFVGTENDLKELGKLLKSKCGVGGSAKDGEIIIQGDFKTKVMELLVREGYTKTKGIGG
- a CDS encoding redox-sensing transcriptional repressor Rex — encoded protein: MSTYIPKEADKVPEPTLRRLPWYLSNIKLMKEKGEQYVSSTQISKEINIDASQIAKDLSYVNISGRTRVGYNIDALIEVLESFLGFTNMHKAFLFGVGSLGAALLRDSGLHHFGLEIVAAFDVNPELVGKDLNGIPIFHSDDFETKMKEYDVNIGVLTVPINIAQEITNKMVDGGIKAVWNFTPFRIRVPENIVVQNTSLYAHLAVMFNRLNFNEK
- a CDS encoding fumarylacetoacetate hydrolase family protein; translation: MKIIAVGMNYARHNKELGHTQINTEPVIFMKPDSAILKDSKPFFIPDFSNEIHYETELVVRINRLGKNIAPRFANRYYDAVTVGIDFTARDLQRKFREQGNPWELCKGFDSSAAIGTFVPVDRYKDIQNLNFNLLIDGKEVQSGCTADMLFKIDDIIAYVSRFVTLKIGDLLFTGTPAGVGPVSIGQHLQGYLEGEKLLDFYIR
- the ispF gene encoding 2-C-methyl-D-erythritol 2,4-cyclodiphosphate synthase translates to MKIRVGFGFDVHQLVEGRELWLGGVLLEHTKGLLGHSDADVLLHAVCDALLGAANMRDIGYHFPDTAGEFKNIDSKILLKKTVELIAGKGYKVGNIDATICAERPKLKAHIPLMQETMATVMGIDADDISIKATTTEKLGFTGREEGISAYATVLIEKTN